The DNA sequence GGGTGTCCACGGAGATGATGGCGCGCTTGTAGTAGAGGAAGGGGTTGCGGCCGGCGGGGATGTCACGCTGGACCCGTTCCAGCCCGACCGAGTCGAGGCGCACGAGGGGGATGGCGAACCGGGTCCACAGCTCCTGCTGGAACTGCTCCAGCACCTGCTGCGGGGTGACGACCAGGATGCGCTCGCCGCGGCCGCGGCGGATCAGCTCGGCCAGGGTCAGCCCGATCTCCAAGGTCTTGCCGAGGCCCACGACGTCGGCGAGCAGGATGCGGGGGCGCAGGCCCTTCAGCGCCAGCTCGGCGGGGCGCTGCTGGTAGACGTGGTCGTCCAGGAGGAACTTGCCGGTCATGGCGAGGCGGCGCTCGGACTGCGGCAGGGGCGTGCGGCGCAGCACCGACTCCAGGAACAGGCGGCTGCGGGCGAAACGGGGGGTGTCGTCGGCGACGAGCTCGGTCTCCTCGGGGCGCAACTGGCGTACGCCGAGATCGGAGGGGTCGGCGCGCTTCTCCAGACCGGTGAAGAAGACGGCGTCCTCGCCGCGGACGAACTCGGAGAGGCCGACGGCCCGCACCATGTAGCCGTCCTCGGCGGCGTCGGCGGGGACGCAGGTGCGCACCATCCACTCGGCGTCGCGGACTTCGATGCGCGCGCCGGGGGCGAACGGGGTCGCCTCCGGGGCGGCTGCGGCGCTCGCGCCTTCGGCCATTCCGCTCCCCAATCGTGTATGCGGGCTTGCTCCGGGCCTGCTGCGGGCCCGTGCGCGTGTGTCGTGCGGGTCGTGCGTCCGCCGGGGGCGGCGATGGACGCACGGCGGGTCGCCGTCCGGTCCGCGGCCCTGCCGCGCACACCGGGCGCGGATCCCGACCGCGTCGTTGGTCGCCCGTGCCTGGGATCAGGTTGTCACCCGCGGCTGTGTATCAGGCGGTTTGGGCCGAACCGTTATGCGTGCGGCGGCGGACAGGCGGGCCGGGGCGCGGCGGGCGGGCTCACGCGTAGGCGCGGCGGAGCCGTTCGGCGGTCCGTGCGACGACGGGCGTGTTCGCTGCGCGCGGCCTGCTGCGACCGGTGTGGCGCGGCCGCCGCACGGGCCGGGCGATCACCCGGTCGTCGGACTCGTCCGCGCCGCGTACATAGGTTTCGCGGGCCAGAGCGGTGCGGGCCGCGGCGGGCGAGCGGCCGGAAACGGCCAGCCGCTCGACGAGCAGCTTGCGCACCTCGGTCAGCGGGGGGCGGGCCGCGGGGGCGTGCGCGAGCATCCGGCCGATCAGCGGGGACAGTTCCTCCGGGGCGCCGCCGAGGTCGGGGAGGACGTCCTCGCTCGTCAACGCGGCGAGGACGGCCGGTATGGCGGGGCGCTGATAGGGGTAGTGCCCGGTGACGGCATAGAGCAGGGTCGCGCCGAGCCCGTAGACGTCGGCGGCCGCCGCGACGTCGTCGGGAGAGTCGACCTGCTCGGGCGCCATGCACGCCGGAGTGCCCACGGTGGCTCCCGTGGCCGTGAGCTCGCTGCCGGGACCGCCGAGGGCGACGAGGCCGAAGTCGATGACGCGGGGCCCCTCCGGGCCCAGCAGCACGTTGCTCGGTTTCAGGTCGCGGTGCAGTAGGCCGACGGCGTGGATCTCGTCGAGCGCCTCGGCGAGAATCAGGCCGAGGGCGGCGCCCTGCTCCGCGCCGAGCGGGCCGTACCCCTGCACGTAGTCCTTCAAGGACAGGCCGCGCACGAACTCCATCGCCAGCCACGGCGGATCCTCCCCGGGCGGGGCCGCGTCGAGCAGCGCCGCCGTACCGGGTCCCTGCACCATCTGCATGGCGGCGATCTCACGTGCGAACCGCCCGCGGAGGTCTTCCCGTTCGGCGTACTCGTCGAGCAGTACTTTCACCGCGACGTACTCACCGTCCTCGGTGACACCGGCGTAGACGCGGCCCATGCCGCCTTTGCCGAGCCGACCGCGCAGCGTGATGCCGCCCAGAGAACGGGGGTCGGCGGGAGCGAGGTCTTCCACGGGGCACCTTCCTGTCGGACGGGGGGGTAAGGCGGCAGCGCCGGGCGGAGCGGCGGCCGCCTCGAACCAGGGCCGGGCCGGTCGAAAGTCCAACCTACTTCACCAGTCGAAATAATGACTACTGGCGTTGAAGAACATCAGCACGGAAACAGACACCAGAAATATAGTGGCAAGTACTCTGGTTGCGTTATCGAGCTCTCTTCCTTTTTTTCTCTTCATACCTGCGGCCAAAAAAGGGAACCCATGAGACAGAGATCTTATGGAGCGCATCCCACTTCCTGTAGTTCAAATATGAGGCGCCCAGCAGGAGAAGCGATAAAGCCGACACGGTCAAATAGCTGCCAGCGCTCATTAACCCTCCGGATATGATGCTGCTTTGCAGCAGCGGCGCTGTTCCATCCCGCCGGTCTCCACAATCGCCCCTGAACACTTCACCCGGTGTCAGCGATCATCGTTCCGCGGTCTATCAAGTAGGTCGGGATGACGTAGGTGGACGGATCGGTGCGCGGCGAGCCGATTCGTTGGAAGAGCATCTCCGCCGCCAGCCGCCCCAGAGCACGGGTGTCGTAGCTGACCACGGTCACCGGGTGCGGCAGCAGCGGGGCGAACTCGAAGTCGTCGAAGGCGGCCAGGCGCAGGCGGCTGCGGCGCCGTACCAGTTCCTCGACCGCGCCGAGGAGGATGCGGTTGTTGCCGCAGAAAAGTGCGGTAGGGGGGTGGGGGCCGTCGAGCATGGCGCCGACGGCGTCGCCCGCGCTGCGCGGGCGGTCGGAGTAGATTCGCGCCGCGTGCCTGCCGGACTCCAGCCCCGCCTCTCGCAGCGCCTCCCGCGCCCCGGCCAGGCGCTCGCGCATTGTGAAGTCGTTGAGCGTGTCGGTGATCGTCCCGATCTCCCGGTGGCCCTCGGCGATTAGGCGGCGGAAGAGGTCGCGGGTGCCGGTGCGGTTGTCGAGCAGGACCATGTCGGACCGGGGGCCGCTGGGCGGACTGTCGATGAAGACGACGGGGGTGCCGCGGGCGATCTCGTCGAGGTAGGACTGGTCGCCGCCGGTGCACGCGATGATCAACCCGTCGACCCGGCGCTCGCACAGGTCGAGGACCAGTTCGCGCTCGCGGGCGGTGTCCCATCCGGAGCTGGCCGTGATCAGCTGCGTGTCGAAGCGCTCGGCGACCTCCGCGGCCGCCGCGGCGATCGTCGAGTAGAACGGGTTGGCCAGATCGAGGATGATCAGCCCGATCGTTCCGGTCGTGCGCCCGCTGCGCAGGTTGGCGGCGACGCTGTTGCGCTGGAAGCCCAGATCGGACATCGCCGTGCGGACACGCTCGGCGAGGGCGGGGCGCACCGTCGGCACATCGTTGGCCACCCGCGAGACGGTTTTGAGGCTGACACCGGCGGCCCGGGCGACGTCGATCATGGTGGGCCGGCGCCCGGTGGCCGATCCGTCGGCCTGGTCGGTCATGGGCTCCCTCGGTGGGGCCGGCGGGGCGGGCACCGGCGCGCTGATTCGCCGACTGCAACGGCGTCGGTGGGGCCAAGATACTCGAAGCACAAGGGGGAGACAACGTTGTCTTCCGGTGCTCGGTGCCGCCTGAACACCGAAAACCCGAAATGTTTCGAAACCGTCTCAAGCTGCATGAATGTCCGACGATGTCTTGACATCCTCATGTGCTCCAGATCACTGTACTCGGGACAACGTTGTCTACCGGGAGGGCAGCATGGGGCCACAGTGGATGCCTGTCGCGGTGATGGACCACTTCTACCGCGGCGGTGCGGCGATCGCCGCCCTGCGGGGCGGTCCGGTCCGATGTGAGCGCTCACCTGAGGAGTGGCTCGCGTCGGTGACACCGCGTTTCGGCACCACATCCGACGGCCTGAGCCGCATGGCCGACGGCACGCTGCTGCGCGACGCCGTCGCCGCCGATCCCCCCGCCTGGCTAGGCCAAGACCACCTCGCACGCTTCGGCCCCCAGCCCGAACTGCTGGTCAAGCTCCTCGACGCCGGAGAGCGCCTCCCCGTCCACCTGCA is a window from the Streptomonospora litoralis genome containing:
- a CDS encoding serine/threonine-protein kinase, with product MEDLAPADPRSLGGITLRGRLGKGGMGRVYAGVTEDGEYVAVKVLLDEYAEREDLRGRFAREIAAMQMVQGPGTAALLDAAPPGEDPPWLAMEFVRGLSLKDYVQGYGPLGAEQGAALGLILAEALDEIHAVGLLHRDLKPSNVLLGPEGPRVIDFGLVALGGPGSELTATGATVGTPACMAPEQVDSPDDVAAAADVYGLGATLLYAVTGHYPYQRPAIPAVLAALTSEDVLPDLGGAPEELSPLIGRMLAHAPAARPPLTEVRKLLVERLAVSGRSPAAARTALARETYVRGADESDDRVIARPVRRPRHTGRSRPRAANTPVVARTAERLRRAYA
- a CDS encoding LacI family DNA-binding transcriptional regulator, which produces MTDQADGSATGRRPTMIDVARAAGVSLKTVSRVANDVPTVRPALAERVRTAMSDLGFQRNSVAANLRSGRTTGTIGLIILDLANPFYSTIAAAAAEVAERFDTQLITASSGWDTARERELVLDLCERRVDGLIIACTGGDQSYLDEIARGTPVVFIDSPPSGPRSDMVLLDNRTGTRDLFRRLIAEGHREIGTITDTLNDFTMRERLAGAREALREAGLESGRHAARIYSDRPRSAGDAVGAMLDGPHPPTALFCGNNRILLGAVEELVRRRSRLRLAAFDDFEFAPLLPHPVTVVSYDTRALGRLAAEMLFQRIGSPRTDPSTYVIPTYLIDRGTMIADTG